In a single window of the Thermotoga sp. KOL6 genome:
- the cysE gene encoding serine O-acetyltransferase — MRLFKKVGEFFRDFVNVFKYISEDLEMYLKLDPAAESKLQVFFFYASFQGLMWYRFAHFLYKWKLKILAYLLYHFVRTVFSMDIHPAAEIAPGVVIDHGIGVVIGSTATVGRGTLIYHGVTLGTKKPCSGKRHPDIGENVMIGTGAKVLGPIKVGNNVVIGANAVVLEDIPDNAVVVGVPAKIVKWREEFCHDGKTDREDTNSETRFSGFEDILETGEKQSRW; from the coding sequence ATGCGGTTGTTCAAGAAGGTTGGTGAGTTCTTCAGAGATTTTGTGAATGTCTTCAAGTACATTTCCGAAGATCTAGAGATGTACTTGAAACTCGATCCCGCCGCGGAAAGTAAGCTACAAGTCTTTTTCTTTTACGCTTCTTTTCAAGGTCTCATGTGGTACAGATTCGCTCATTTTCTCTACAAATGGAAACTCAAAATTCTCGCCTATCTTTTGTACCACTTCGTTCGTACGGTGTTCTCCATGGATATCCATCCAGCTGCCGAGATAGCTCCTGGTGTTGTGATAGACCACGGGATAGGAGTGGTCATAGGAAGTACTGCCACTGTAGGAAGAGGTACTCTCATCTACCATGGAGTAACGCTGGGAACAAAGAAACCTTGTAGTGGAAAGAGACATCCGGATATCGGTGAGAACGTGATGATTGGAACGGGTGCCAAGGTACTCGGACCAATAAAAGTGGGGAACAACGTTGTTATTGGAGCGAATGCGGTTGTGTTAGAAGACATTCCTGACAACGCGGTAGTTGTTGGTGTTCCGGCAAAAATAGTCAAATGGAGGGAGGAATTCTGCCATGATGGAAAGACTGATAGGGAAGACACCAATAGTGAAACTCGATTCAGTGGATTCGAGGATATTCTTGAAACTGGAGAAAAACAATCCCGGTGGTAG
- a CDS encoding MotE family protein, protein MPKRGKSLLVAFLITFLVLVILFMYGYVSFEVNRIYGGKIVPFEDWRSYIAFLASKVPFLKDRINYQPLRAETPAEYYTRIYHKYIEIYNQKIEEMTEKEKELEEMSKVLEARKTVVDQMIEEIQKMKEELIKERNDLESYKKQVDELINVLLNTDPRNLANALNSVDDTTLAVIFKRADPTYAGEFLESLSSVNPQKAARVMEIMVGVDSTVEKLEALVKQAEEAVKQMVERESQLFYKETYLKVLASALNNLSPDVAVSFLKAEGVDPETLRTILSMMDREKASILVQYIVQNALELLEEKR, encoded by the coding sequence TTGCCAAAGAGGGGAAAAAGTCTTCTCGTGGCATTTCTCATAACATTTCTTGTTCTAGTAATACTCTTCATGTACGGATATGTTTCTTTTGAGGTAAACAGAATATACGGTGGAAAAATAGTCCCCTTCGAAGATTGGAGGAGCTATATTGCCTTTTTAGCTTCTAAGGTTCCTTTTTTGAAAGACCGTATCAATTATCAGCCGTTAAGGGCTGAAACACCAGCTGAATATTATACGAGAATATATCACAAGTACATAGAGATATACAATCAAAAAATAGAGGAGATGACTGAAAAAGAAAAAGAGTTAGAAGAGATGTCAAAAGTTCTTGAAGCACGTAAGACAGTTGTTGATCAAATGATAGAAGAAATTCAAAAAATGAAAGAAGAGTTAATTAAAGAAAGAAACGATCTTGAATCTTACAAAAAGCAAGTAGACGAACTTATAAATGTACTTTTGAACACCGATCCCAGAAATCTTGCAAACGCGTTGAACAGTGTGGATGACACCACTTTGGCAGTGATATTCAAAAGGGCCGATCCAACCTACGCTGGTGAATTTTTAGAATCTCTTTCTAGTGTTAATCCGCAAAAAGCGGCGAGGGTGATGGAAATCATGGTAGGAGTGGATAGCACTGTAGAGAAATTGGAGGCTCTCGTGAAGCAAGCGGAAGAGGCAGTGAAACAGATGGTGGAAAGAGAGAGTCAACTTTTCTATAAGGAAACTTATTTGAAGGTATTGGCAAGCGCTTTGAACAACCTTTCTCCAGATGTTGCGGTTAGTTTTCTAAAGGCAGAAGGAGTGGATCCCGAAACTTTGAGAACGATACTTTCCATGATGGATAGAGAGAAAGCATCTATTCTGGTTCAATACATTGTGCAGAACGCTCTGGAACTTTTGGAGGAGAAAAGATGA
- a CDS encoding flagellar hook assembly protein FlgD has translation MIYNLDNVYYSTLQGMRANTSNGKTLDKEAFLRLLIQQLEMQDPLEPMETKDMISQLSQLTSLEQITNLTSAVKDFVEAQTSVNPAQLASLIGKYVVVKNNTVNLSNGESESIIFNLDQDAHVVIQILDENGNVIRTEDLGNVQAGVHAWQWDGRDDSGVSVEDGSYTYNVYKVTSEGMEEIGGIEGGVVEAVQIKNGEGYVLVNGYLYPVNSILEISQEGDV, from the coding sequence GTGATTTACAACCTTGATAACGTTTATTACTCTACTCTACAAGGAATGAGAGCGAACACAAGTAACGGTAAGACTTTAGACAAAGAAGCGTTTTTGAGACTTCTTATTCAACAATTAGAAATGCAAGATCCTCTGGAACCAATGGAAACGAAGGATATGATATCTCAACTCTCCCAACTTACAAGTTTAGAACAGATAACGAATCTCACAAGTGCTGTGAAAGACTTTGTAGAAGCTCAAACGAGTGTGAATCCTGCCCAACTCGCTTCACTGATTGGAAAGTACGTTGTTGTGAAGAACAACACAGTGAACTTGAGTAACGGAGAATCCGAGAGCATCATATTCAATCTTGATCAAGATGCTCACGTTGTTATTCAAATTCTCGATGAAAATGGGAACGTCATAAGAACGGAGGATCTGGGAAATGTTCAAGCAGGTGTTCACGCATGGCAATGGGATGGGAGAGATGACAGCGGAGTAAGTGTTGAAGACGGTTCATACACTTACAACGTTTACAAGGTAACTTCGGAGGGAATGGAAGAGATAGGAGGTATAGAAGGCGGTGTAGTGGAAGCAGTTCAGATAAAAAACGGAGAAGGATACGTGTTGGTGAACGGTTATCTCTATCCAGTGAACTCCATCCTAGAGATTTCTCAGGAGGGTGATGTGTGA
- a CDS encoding flagellar hook protein FlgE, which produces MMRSLYSGITGLKNFQVAMDVVGNNISNVNTVGFKASRVNFETMLAQTIKAGRAPQANVGGTNPMQIGLGSQVASIDKIMTQGSFQNTGVKTDLAIQGDGFFIVSDGSAYYYTRAGAFTLDSNGNLIQTSTGYKVQGWTAVQDPETGERYIDTNKPIGDLVISAGMTMPAKKTSNVRFEGNLNSHVGPGPFTITLTDNNGIDHDVRVWFERTANDLGTDPFSSSQRYTISIDTDNDGIADQFGYMVFNEFGRVEEAGLYNNNLETQTITATTDGSLSGTTSLPDGSYWTIVLDPSGQRIYKGSVTVSGGSFTITDPDISSGNDYTVVFYDSSNTTNSLTIADGAELVIPTSGEPRFYEADNPTNFVQVEFTSPRYTTAVQVYDSLGNAYTVYYEFVRLGSTTIGDESFKNAWIWRAYTASGEPVKLLDENGASGVGGNDYISGLIEFDESGRPVQYRGLYYDSGSSSYALGSSELRTIQFDTGLSGDGVVTITADLSGITQFSGDSTVNIPWQDGNPMGVLESFAINEQGEIIGTFSNGLTDVLGQIALAVFNNPAGLMEVGNSLYSMSSNSGVPKIGAPGSGGRGTLIPGALEMSNVDLAEEFTKMIIAQRGFQANARVITTADQILNELVNIKR; this is translated from the coding sequence ATGATGAGATCACTCTACAGCGGTATCACTGGTCTTAAGAATTTTCAGGTTGCAATGGACGTTGTTGGGAATAATATCTCCAATGTGAATACCGTTGGTTTCAAAGCGTCGAGAGTTAATTTTGAAACGATGCTTGCGCAAACGATCAAAGCGGGTAGAGCACCGCAAGCCAATGTGGGTGGAACCAATCCCATGCAGATAGGTCTTGGTTCACAGGTGGCCAGTATAGACAAGATAATGACACAGGGTTCCTTTCAAAATACGGGCGTGAAAACAGATCTTGCCATACAAGGTGACGGATTTTTCATCGTATCGGATGGGAGTGCTTACTATTATACGAGGGCAGGAGCCTTCACATTGGATAGCAATGGTAACTTGATACAAACCTCAACTGGGTACAAAGTACAGGGATGGACTGCCGTTCAAGATCCTGAAACAGGTGAAAGGTACATCGATACCAACAAGCCTATTGGAGACCTCGTGATCAGCGCGGGAATGACTATGCCAGCCAAGAAGACATCGAATGTTAGGTTTGAAGGAAATTTGAATTCCCACGTTGGTCCTGGGCCCTTCACTATAACTTTGACTGACAACAACGGAATAGATCACGACGTGAGGGTGTGGTTTGAAAGAACGGCAAATGATCTTGGAACGGATCCGTTCAGTTCTAGCCAAAGGTACACTATCAGCATCGATACAGATAATGATGGAATAGCAGATCAGTTTGGTTACATGGTTTTCAACGAATTTGGAAGAGTGGAAGAAGCTGGGTTGTACAACAACAACCTGGAAACTCAAACAATAACCGCCACCACGGATGGAAGCCTCAGTGGAACAACCAGTCTTCCGGATGGAAGTTATTGGACAATTGTCTTAGATCCTTCTGGGCAAAGAATATACAAGGGTTCTGTGACAGTGAGTGGTGGAAGTTTCACAATCACTGATCCAGACATCTCTTCTGGGAACGATTACACGGTAGTATTTTATGATTCAAGCAACACCACAAACTCTCTCACAATTGCAGACGGTGCCGAGCTCGTTATTCCCACTTCGGGTGAACCCAGATTCTATGAAGCGGACAATCCTACCAATTTCGTTCAAGTTGAATTCACCTCTCCGCGTTACACAACAGCGGTACAGGTGTATGATTCTCTTGGAAACGCGTACACCGTGTATTACGAGTTTGTTAGACTCGGAAGCACAACAATAGGCGATGAAAGTTTCAAAAACGCTTGGATATGGAGAGCGTACACTGCAAGTGGAGAACCTGTGAAACTTTTGGACGAAAATGGAGCCAGTGGTGTTGGTGGAAACGATTATATTTCGGGGCTTATAGAATTCGATGAATCTGGAAGACCTGTTCAGTACAGAGGACTGTACTATGACTCCGGCAGTTCTTCTTACGCCCTTGGATCTTCTGAGCTCAGGACTATTCAGTTCGACACGGGTCTCAGTGGTGACGGAGTGGTTACCATAACGGCTGATCTTTCAGGGATTACACAATTTTCTGGAGATAGTACGGTGAACATTCCTTGGCAAGATGGGAATCCTATGGGAGTTCTTGAATCTTTCGCGATAAACGAACAAGGAGAGATAATAGGAACTTTCAGTAACGGTTTAACAGATGTACTAGGGCAAATCGCACTTGCTGTTTTCAACAATCCTGCTGGATTGATGGAAGTGGGAAATTCCTTGTATTCGATGTCTTCCAACAGTGGTGTGCCGAAGATAGGAGCTCCTGGAAGTGGAGGGAGAGGAACTCTGATTCCCGGTGCCCTAGAAATGTCCAACGTGGATCTTGCAGAGGAGTTTACGAAAATGATCATTGCCCAGAGAGGATTCCAAGCAAACGCCCGCGTTATCACGACAGCAGATCAGATTCTCAACGAACTTGTGAACATCAAGAGATGA
- a CDS encoding DegT/DnrJ/EryC1/StrS aminotransferase family protein has product MIPLFDLTRQYERIRGEILNAVDKVISSGRVILGPNVESLEKEIANFVGVGYGVGVASGSDALLIALRAMGVGKGDTVVTTPYTFFATASAPYRLNARVMFIDVEKDTFNMDLDQLEWVLKKEKVKAVIPVHLFGRTMDLEALSFLRERYNVKILEDCAQSIGSEWKFSNGEIKRSGSVGDAAVFSFFPTKNLGTYGDGGMIVTNDEEIAQKSRFLRVHGAKKKYFHDEVGYNSRLDEIHAAILKVKFKYLEKWIEERVRVARSYQKYFEEKKLPVEYPKVEERGYKYHVFHQYVILFEDEITRDRVKEGLSRRGVQTAIYYPLPLHLQVCFKDLGYKEGDFPVAESLSKRSLALPMFPEMKDEEIEEVVNTLELFL; this is encoded by the coding sequence ATGATACCTCTGTTCGATCTTACAAGGCAGTACGAGAGAATCAGAGGAGAAATCTTGAATGCTGTGGACAAAGTGATATCTTCCGGGAGAGTCATATTAGGACCAAACGTTGAAAGTCTCGAGAAAGAAATAGCCAACTTCGTTGGTGTAGGGTATGGAGTGGGAGTTGCGAGTGGGAGCGATGCCCTTCTCATTGCACTGAGAGCCATGGGTGTTGGGAAAGGGGATACAGTAGTCACAACTCCGTACACTTTTTTCGCCACTGCAAGCGCTCCTTACAGACTCAATGCAAGAGTGATGTTCATCGATGTGGAAAAGGACACGTTCAACATGGACTTGGATCAGTTGGAATGGGTTTTGAAGAAAGAAAAGGTGAAGGCGGTGATACCTGTTCACCTTTTTGGAAGAACGATGGATTTGGAGGCTTTGAGCTTTTTAAGGGAGAGGTACAATGTGAAGATTCTGGAAGACTGTGCTCAGTCGATCGGTTCCGAGTGGAAGTTTTCCAATGGAGAAATAAAGAGAAGTGGGTCAGTTGGAGATGCGGCAGTCTTTTCCTTCTTTCCAACCAAGAACCTGGGGACTTACGGTGATGGTGGAATGATAGTGACTAACGATGAGGAAATAGCGCAAAAAAGCAGGTTTTTGAGGGTTCACGGTGCGAAGAAGAAATATTTCCACGACGAGGTAGGATACAACTCGAGACTTGACGAAATTCACGCTGCAATCTTGAAAGTGAAGTTCAAGTATTTGGAGAAATGGATTGAAGAAAGAGTAAGAGTGGCTAGGAGTTATCAAAAGTACTTCGAAGAGAAGAAACTACCCGTTGAATATCCTAAAGTAGAAGAAAGGGGATACAAATATCACGTTTTTCATCAGTACGTTATCTTGTTCGAAGACGAAATTACAAGAGATAGAGTAAAAGAAGGCCTCTCACGAAGAGGCGTGCAAACTGCCATCTATTATCCACTACCGCTTCATCTTCAGGTATGCTTTAAGGATCTTGGATACAAAGAAGGAGATTTTCCCGTTGCGGAGTCACTTTCCAAGAGAAGTCTAGCACTTCCTATGTTTCCAGAGATGAAAGACGAAGAGATAGAAGAAGTGGTTAACACTTTGGAGCTGTTTCTTTAA
- a CDS encoding flagellar hook-length control protein FliK, with amino-acid sequence MKTLFSVLMKAKEGKNIFCKTCGKAKNDGAFGVILKNIKFESSREKNFQILTKLLEVVSEKNLENEKKARSIESENKTFKPRKVVNIDEASEGLVHGFGETGLLIMKKIDQEDLSSKREIEKTTGKEKVQKKIGSDLQQRETHVVSDLGGNVEKYFKDEKSQNLSKLHDGNQRIHRLEKGQKNQGNLGIEKTKPADQPKRVTKEENKKAPFEVKIKNHLIHEESTPKDHTVYEKNNKNNKNDIFHPLNINLVTKKENLENVSVKKGKLSGKEVLPPSNHKNGPIKWENLQRLMNVRSGTTSMEDGKSLKRISQYSKASNSHWGVKQDRSSVTFSENTFVKKEEFAKEESMNKETRLFEKKIEQISHGKSKELESTKGLHTSSSFERSKEYLQIQESKYDSAKENHTGLRTKDTGNEKVQTNYKHYGKFDESTHRFAEKRGTFKFEEKGKLISFREVVDKGISELINQERAKRTYFVVEEKKTDVQSIPRIVEKMYVQKQEKAIVDLEPPKLGKLEVTITKENNNLKIVLKVHTDEAKHILEQDLPKLIDRFNERGFQTQVYIEKEENDDYLHRESNGQDRREEQREQKSKHEKHESSFEDLIEGVKT; translated from the coding sequence ATGAAAACCTTATTTTCTGTCTTGATGAAAGCAAAAGAGGGTAAAAACATCTTTTGTAAGACCTGTGGCAAGGCTAAAAATGATGGAGCATTTGGAGTGATTCTTAAAAATATTAAATTTGAATCATCTCGGGAGAAGAATTTTCAAATTCTCACAAAGCTATTAGAAGTTGTTTCTGAAAAAAATCTTGAAAACGAAAAGAAAGCAAGATCGATTGAAAGCGAGAATAAGACGTTCAAACCGAGAAAAGTGGTGAACATTGATGAAGCTTCAGAAGGGCTGGTTCATGGTTTTGGAGAAACTGGGCTACTTATTATGAAAAAGATCGATCAAGAAGATCTGTCTTCAAAGAGAGAAATAGAGAAAACTACAGGAAAAGAAAAGGTACAGAAGAAAATTGGCAGTGATCTTCAACAACGAGAAACACATGTTGTTTCAGATCTAGGGGGAAATGTGGAAAAGTATTTCAAGGACGAGAAATCTCAAAACCTTTCAAAACTTCACGATGGCAATCAGCGAATTCATCGACTGGAGAAAGGTCAAAAAAATCAAGGCAATTTGGGTATTGAGAAAACAAAACCGGCCGATCAGCCAAAGAGGGTAACAAAGGAGGAAAATAAAAAGGCACCATTTGAAGTTAAAATTAAAAACCACTTGATCCATGAAGAAAGCACGCCAAAGGATCACACAGTATACGAGAAGAACAATAAGAATAATAAGAACGATATTTTCCATCCATTGAACATTAATCTGGTCACAAAGAAGGAAAACCTTGAAAACGTAAGCGTAAAAAAAGGGAAATTGAGTGGGAAGGAAGTTCTACCTCCATCAAATCACAAAAATGGTCCCATAAAATGGGAGAACCTACAACGTTTGATGAATGTGAGGAGTGGAACCACCTCAATGGAGGACGGTAAATCCTTAAAGAGAATCAGTCAATATTCAAAGGCCAGCAATTCTCATTGGGGGGTTAAGCAGGACAGAAGTAGTGTGACTTTCTCTGAAAACACTTTTGTGAAAAAAGAAGAATTTGCGAAAGAGGAATCTATGAACAAAGAGACTCGCCTTTTTGAAAAGAAAATCGAGCAAATTTCTCATGGAAAAAGCAAAGAGTTGGAATCAACAAAAGGTTTACACACTTCTTCATCCTTTGAGCGTTCGAAGGAATATTTACAGATTCAAGAGAGCAAGTACGATTCTGCGAAAGAAAATCACACAGGGTTGCGAACGAAGGATACAGGAAATGAAAAGGTTCAAACGAATTACAAGCATTATGGGAAATTCGATGAGAGCACACATCGATTTGCAGAAAAACGTGGAACGTTTAAGTTCGAAGAAAAAGGAAAGCTCATAAGCTTCAGAGAGGTAGTAGACAAAGGGATTTCAGAGCTAATAAATCAAGAAAGAGCAAAACGAACTTATTTTGTTGTTGAAGAAAAGAAGACAGATGTGCAAAGCATACCGAGGATCGTTGAGAAAATGTATGTTCAAAAACAAGAGAAAGCGATTGTAGACTTAGAACCACCCAAGCTTGGAAAGCTGGAAGTAACGATTACGAAAGAGAATAACAATCTGAAGATCGTTCTGAAAGTTCACACAGATGAAGCGAAGCACATATTAGAGCAAGATCTTCCGAAGTTGATCGATCGATTCAACGAGAGAGGTTTTCAAACACAAGTCTATATAGAAAAAGAGGAAAACGATGATTATCTTCATCGAGAAAGCAACGGTCAGGATCGAAGGGAAGAACAGCGAGAACAAAAGAGCAAACATGAAAAACATGAATCGTCTTTCGAGGATTTGATCGAGGGGGTGAAGACGTGA
- a CDS encoding DUF123 domain-containing protein, translating into MLLKLSKRITLKYGKKAARLEPGYYAYVGSAMGGFSKRIPRYFLGPEKKQWHIDYLLEYSQIAGLIMFQGKRIEEEVSRVLSYHFEGIGEFGASDLKVKTNLFRVVPSKLFSILGGFREDRNIRWSQKHRGKQDQSC; encoded by the coding sequence TTGCTTTTAAAACTCTCTAAAAGAATCACCTTAAAATATGGAAAGAAAGCCGCACGTTTGGAACCTGGATACTACGCGTATGTGGGATCTGCAATGGGGGGATTCTCCAAAAGAATCCCCCGTTACTTTTTGGGACCGGAGAAGAAACAATGGCACATCGATTATCTTCTGGAATACTCACAGATTGCAGGTCTGATCATGTTTCAAGGAAAAAGAATAGAAGAAGAGGTTTCGCGTGTGCTATCATATCATTTTGAGGGTATCGGGGAATTTGGAGCGAGCGATCTGAAAGTAAAAACAAATTTGTTCCGCGTTGTTCCTTCAAAGCTTTTTTCGATCTTGGGGGGATTCCGTGAGGATAGAAATATTCGATGGTCACAGAAACATAGGGGGAAACAAGATCAGAGTTGTTGA
- the cysK gene encoding cysteine synthase A, giving the protein MMERLIGKTPIVKLDSVDSRIFLKLEKNNPGGSVKDRPALFMILDAEKRGLLKNGIVEPTSGNMGIAIAMIAAKKGYRVILTMPETMSVERRKVLQMLGAELVLTPGELGMKGAVEKAQEIARETGAHMLQQFENPFNVYSHQITTGPEILTQMDYKIDAFVAGVGTGGTISGVGRVLKTFFGDKVKVIAVEPAKSPVLSGGQPGKHSIQGIGAGFVPKILDRSVIDEVITVEDEEAYDMARFLAKKEGLLVGVSSGANVAAALKVAKRFGKDARIVTVAPDHSERYLSIL; this is encoded by the coding sequence ATGATGGAAAGACTGATAGGGAAGACACCAATAGTGAAACTCGATTCAGTGGATTCGAGGATATTCTTGAAACTGGAGAAAAACAATCCCGGTGGTAGTGTTAAGGATAGACCCGCTCTTTTCATGATTTTGGACGCCGAAAAGAGAGGACTCCTCAAAAACGGCATAGTGGAACCAACGAGTGGGAACATGGGAATCGCCATCGCTATGATCGCCGCAAAAAAAGGATACCGCGTGATCCTAACGATGCCTGAGACGATGAGCGTGGAAAGAAGAAAAGTTCTTCAAATGCTTGGTGCAGAACTAGTTCTCACTCCCGGGGAATTGGGAATGAAGGGGGCTGTAGAAAAGGCCCAAGAGATCGCCCGTGAAACGGGAGCTCATATGCTTCAACAATTTGAAAACCCGTTTAACGTTTATTCACATCAGATAACGACCGGACCGGAGATTTTGACACAAATGGACTACAAAATAGACGCTTTCGTTGCGGGAGTAGGTACAGGTGGAACGATAAGCGGCGTTGGAAGGGTTTTGAAAACATTCTTTGGTGACAAAGTAAAAGTAATAGCCGTAGAACCTGCAAAATCCCCTGTTCTCTCAGGTGGTCAACCCGGCAAACATTCAATCCAAGGAATCGGGGCAGGTTTTGTACCCAAAATCCTGGATAGATCCGTCATAGATGAAGTGATAACCGTCGAAGACGAAGAAGCCTACGACATGGCAAGGTTTCTTGCGAAAAAAGAAGGCTTACTCGTTGGTGTTTCCTCTGGGGCCAATGTTGCTGCCGCTTTGAAGGTCGCAAAAAGATTCGGAAAAGATGCAAGAATCGTGACCGTCGCCCCTGATCATTCTGAGAGATACCTGAGCATCCTATGA
- a CDS encoding flagellar FlbD family protein yields the protein MIRLTRIDGKWFFLNADLIETVEALPDTTITLLNGRKYIVKESVEEVIQRVIEYKRKILCWWKEQGR from the coding sequence ATGATCAGGTTAACAAGAATAGACGGCAAGTGGTTTTTTCTGAACGCTGATCTGATCGAAACGGTGGAGGCATTGCCTGATACAACGATCACTCTTCTGAATGGAAGAAAGTACATTGTGAAGGAATCAGTAGAAGAGGTTATTCAGCGAGTGATAGAATACAAGAGAAAGATACTTTGCTGGTGGAAAGAACAAGGAAGGTGA
- a CDS encoding flagellar motor protein produces the protein MDLATLMGLVLVMAALLIGIMTGGGDFAAFVNIPSLFITVVGSIAATMVANPKDRAFKIINIMLSSLKEPRMNYPELIRTMVSFSEKARREGLLSLEENLENIEDPFMKKALQLVVDGTDPDLLRNMMETEMELFENELDGQAAVLESAGAYAPAFGMIGTLIGLIQMLKSLNNPETLGPSMAVALITTLYGAVLANGVFLPMAEKLKKRKDTLVMEKRMILEAVLSIQAGENPRILEEKLKSFLPEKEKQAYEAASQEAAA, from the coding sequence ATGGATCTCGCAACCTTGATGGGATTGGTTCTCGTCATGGCTGCTTTGCTTATAGGAATAATGACAGGTGGAGGCGATTTCGCAGCATTTGTAAACATCCCATCCTTGTTCATCACAGTCGTGGGTTCAATCGCCGCCACAATGGTTGCAAATCCAAAAGATAGAGCTTTTAAGATCATAAACATCATGTTGTCTTCGCTGAAAGAACCCAGGATGAACTACCCGGAGTTGATAAGAACAATGGTGTCCTTTTCGGAGAAAGCAAGAAGGGAAGGGCTTCTCTCTTTGGAGGAAAATCTCGAGAATATCGAAGATCCTTTCATGAAAAAGGCTTTACAGCTTGTGGTAGACGGCACGGATCCAGATCTTTTGAGAAACATGATGGAAACGGAAATGGAACTCTTTGAAAACGAATTGGATGGGCAAGCGGCTGTTTTGGAGTCAGCGGGAGCATACGCTCCTGCCTTCGGTATGATCGGGACATTGATAGGACTCATACAGATGTTGAAGTCTTTGAACAATCCAGAAACACTGGGACCTTCCATGGCCGTCGCTCTTATAACAACCTTGTATGGAGCAGTTCTTGCAAATGGAGTCTTTCTTCCTATGGCTGAGAAGTTGAAAAAAAGGAAGGATACACTCGTTATGGAAAAGAGAATGATACTCGAAGCAGTTCTTTCAATACAGGCTGGAGAAAACCCAAGAATCTTGGAAGAAAAGTTGAAATCATTCCTCCCTGAGAAAGAGAAACAAGCTTACGAAGCGGCTTCTCAGGAGGCAGCAGCCTGA
- a CDS encoding TatD family hydrolase — MVDTHTHLHFHQFDEDRKKIVENFEKDGISFVVNVGVNLEDSKKSLEISSLSEKIFCAVGVHPHDAKDVSEGFTYYLEKLARSEKVVAIGETGLDFFRNLSPAEIQKKVFIEQIALARRLNLPLVVHIRDAYKEAYEILKDENLPERRGVIHAFSSNLEWAKRFINLGFFLGIGGPVTYPKNDSLREAVRRIGLEFIVLETDCPFLPPQPLRGKRNEPKYLKYVMNTLSEMLGVSISKVDEMTTENAIKLFKG, encoded by the coding sequence ATGGTGGACACACATACTCATCTCCACTTTCATCAATTCGACGAAGATAGAAAAAAGATAGTTGAAAACTTCGAAAAAGATGGGATTTCATTTGTTGTGAATGTAGGTGTGAATTTGGAGGATTCGAAAAAAAGTCTGGAGATTTCTAGCTTGAGTGAAAAGATTTTCTGTGCGGTTGGTGTGCATCCTCATGACGCAAAAGATGTATCGGAAGGTTTCACGTACTACCTTGAAAAACTTGCAAGAAGCGAAAAGGTTGTGGCCATTGGGGAAACGGGGCTCGATTTCTTCAGAAATCTTTCTCCTGCGGAAATTCAAAAGAAGGTGTTCATAGAACAGATAGCTCTCGCGCGTCGCCTGAATTTACCCCTTGTTGTCCACATCAGAGACGCATACAAAGAGGCTTACGAGATCTTGAAAGACGAAAATCTTCCGGAAAGGAGAGGGGTGATCCACGCTTTTTCATCGAATTTGGAGTGGGCTAAAAGGTTCATCAATCTTGGATTTTTTCTTGGGATAGGAGGGCCTGTGACTTATCCGAAAAACGATTCTCTGAGAGAAGCTGTGAGAAGAATAGGCCTCGAGTTCATCGTGTTGGAAACGGATTGTCCGTTTTTGCCTCCACAACCTCTCAGAGGAAAAAGGAACGAACCGAAGTACTTAAAGTATGTCATGAATACGTTATCTGAAATGCTTGGTGTCTCCATTTCAAAGGTGGACGAGATGACAACGGAAAATGCCATAAAACTTTTCAAGGGGTGA